A single region of the Epinephelus moara isolate mb chromosome 14, YSFRI_EMoa_1.0, whole genome shotgun sequence genome encodes:
- the kdm1a gene encoding lysine-specific histone demethylase 1A isoform X3 — MDITRCTEKWERPPTSSMMLSSKKSDAGSSSSSSSSTAGAAGGDRAPVSDAQTGPSASAAGPMDVKKKERSSPSGEPGGAPLPHQAGPGGADQDSAEVRRTSRRKRAKQVEYREMDESLANLSEDEYYSEEERNAKAEKERKQVIPPPAPPPEEENDSEPEEPSGVEGAAFQSRLPHDRMTSQEAACFPDIISGPQQTQKVFLYIRNRTLQLWLDNPKIQLTFEATAQQLEAPYNSDAVLVHRIHSYLERHGLINFGIYKRVKPLPTKKTGKVIVIGGGVSGLAAARQLQSFGMDVTVLEARDRVGGRVATFRKGNYVADLGAMVVTGLGGNPMAVISKQVNMELAKIKQKCPLYEANGQAGERCTSVPKEKDEMVEQEFNRLLEATSFLSHQLDFNFLNNKPVSLGQALEVVIQLQEKHVKDEQIEHWKKIVKTQEELRDLLNKMVTTKERVKELHQQYKEASEVKPPRDITAEFLVKSKHRDLTALCKEYDELVEMQVKLEEKLQELEANPPSDVYLSSRDRQILDWHFANLEFANATPLSTLSLKHWDQDDDFEFTGSHLTVRNGYSCVPVALAEGLDIKLNTAVRQVRYTASGCEVIAVNTRSTTQTFIYKCDAVLCTLPLGVLKQQPPAVQFVPPLPEWKTSAIQRMGFGNLNKVVLCFDRVFWDPSVNLFGHVGSTTASRGELFLFWNLYKAPILLALMAGEAAGIMENISDDVIVGRCLAILKGIFGSSAVPQPKETVVTRWRADPWARGSYSYVAAGSSGNDYDLMAQPITPGPAIPGASQPVPRLFFSGEHTIRNYPATVHGALLSGLREAGRIADQFLGAMYTLPRQATPTAASNPQQAQPTPSV; from the exons ATGGATATTACCAGGTGCACGGAGAAATGG GAGAGGCCTCCAACATCCTCCATGATGCTCTCTAGCAAGAAGTCAGATGCtggctcctcttcctcctcctcttcatctacTGCGGGAGCAGCGGGTGGGGATAGGGCCCCTGTTTCTGATGCCCAGACTGggccatcagcctcagctgcggGCCCTATGGATGTAAAGAAAAAGGAGAGGTCATCCCCTAGTGGGGAGCCTGGAGGAGCCCCCTTGCCTCACCAAGCAGGCCCTGGGGGGGCTGACCAAGACTCAGCTGAAGTTCGCAGAACAAGCCGTCGCAAGCGAGCAAAA CAGGTGGAGTACCGCGAGATGGACGAGAGCCTGGCTAATCTATCGGAGGACGAGTACTActctgaggaggagaggaatgccaaggcagagaaagagaggaagcagGTCATCCCTCCACCAGCTCCACCACCAGAGGAAGAGAATGACAGTGAACCAGAGGAGCCGTCTG GTGTGGAGGGAGCTGCTTTCCAGAGCCGTCTTCCTCATGACCGTATGACATCCCAAGAGGCCGCCTGCTTCCCTGACATCATCAGCGGCCCCCAGCAGACTCAGAAGGTCTTCCTCTACATCCGCAACCGTACG CTCCAACTGTGGTTGGACAACCCTAAAATCCAGCTGACCTTTGAGGCCACAGCGCAGCAGCTCGAAGCTCCATACAACA GTGATGCAGTGCTGGTCCACAGGATACACAGCTACTTAGAAAGGCACGGTCTCATTAACTTTGGCATTTACAAGAGGGTCAAGCCTTTACCAA CTAAGAAGACTGGGAAGGTTATCGTCATTGGTGGAGGTGTGTCCGGGTTAGCTGCAGCCAGGCAGCTGCAGAGCTTCGGAATGGATGTTACAGTACTGGAGGCCAGG GACCGTGTTGGAGGCAGAGTGGCCACATTTAGGAAGGGGAACTATGTTGCTGATCTGGGCGCCATGGTGGTGACAGGACTGG GAGGGAATCCCATGGCAGTGATCAGCAAGCAGGTTAACATGGAGCTGGCCAAGATAAAACAGAAGTGTCCACTGTATGAAGCCAATGGCCAGGCT GGTGAACGGTGCACGAGT GTGCCAAAAGAAAAAGACGAGATGGTGGAGCAGGAGTTCAACAGATTGCTGGAGGCCACCTCCTTCCTCAGCCACCAGCTGGACTTTAACTTCCTCAACAACAAACCTGTTTCTCTGGGACAGGCCCTGGAGGTGGTTATACA gctgcAGGAAAAGCATGTGAAAGATGAGCAGATAGAGCACTGGAAGAAGATTGTGAAGACTCAGGAAGAGCTCAGGGATCTTCTCAACAAG ATGGTGACCACTAAGGAGCGGGTGAAGGAGCTCCATCAGCAGTATAAAGAAGCCAGTGAAGTCAAACCACCCAGAGATATCACAGCTGAGTTCCTGGTGAAGAGCAAGCACCGCGACCTCACCGCGCTCTGCAAA GAGTATGATGAGTTGGTGGAGATGCAGGTCAAGCTGGAGGAGAAGCTGCAGGAGCTGGAGGCCAATCCACCCAG TGATGTTTACCTGTCATCCAGGGATCGGCAGATCCTCGACTGGCACTTTGCCAACTTGGAGTTTGCCAACGCTACACCCCTCTCCACCCTTTCACTCAAGCATTGGGATCAG GATGATGACTTTGAGTTCACTGGCAGCCACCTGACAGTAAGAAATGGTTACTCTTGTGTCCCCGTGGCCCTGGCTGAAGGCTTAGACATCAAACTAAACACAGCGGTGCGGCAGGTCCGATACACAGCCTCTG GCTGCGAGGTGATCGCAGTCAACACTCGGTCCACGACCCAGACCTTTATATACAAGTGCGACGCCGTGCTGTGCACCCTTCCTCTCGGCGTGTTGAAGCAGCAGCCCCCCGCTGTGCAGTTTGTTCCTCCGCTGCCTGAGTGGAAGACGTCTGCTATACAGAGGATGGGCTTTGGCAACCTCAACAAG GTGGTGCTGTGTTTTGACCGCGTCTTCTGGGATCCCAGTGTCAACCTGTTTGGTCACGTCGGCTCCACCACAGCAAGTCGGGGCGAACTTTTCCTCTTCTGGAACCTCTACAAAG CCCCGATCCTACTTGCTCTGATGGCAGGCGAGGCCGCTGGCATCATGGAGAACATCAGTGATGACGTGATTGTCGGACGCTGCCTGGCCATTCTCAAAGGAATATTTGGAAGTAGCGCTGTACCACAG CCAAAGGAAACTGTGGTCACTCGTTGGCGTGCGGACCCCTGGGCACGGGGCTCCTACTCATATGTCGCGGCAGGTTCTTCGGGTAACGACTACGACCTGATGGCGCAGCCTATCACGCCTGGACCTGCTATACCGGGAGCCTCACag cCCGTCCCTCGTCTCTTCTTCTCCGGGGAGCACACGATCAGGAATTACCCCGCTACAGTTCACGGCGCGCTGCTCAGCGGGCTGCGCGAGGCCGGACGCATCGCAGACCAGTTCCTGGGTGCCATGTACACACTTCCCCGACAGGCCACTCCCACGGCTGCCAGCAACCCTCAGCAGGCTCAGCCCACCCCCAGCGTCTGA
- the kdm1a gene encoding lysine-specific histone demethylase 1A isoform X1, translating to MDITRCTEKWVKQDKERPPTSSMMLSSKKSDAGSSSSSSSSTAGAAGGDRAPVSDAQTGPSASAAGPMDVKKKERSSPSGEPGGAPLPHQAGPGGADQDSAEVRRTSRRKRAKQVEYREMDESLANLSEDEYYSEEERNAKAEKERKQVIPPPAPPPEEENDSEPEEPSGVEGAAFQSRLPHDRMTSQEAACFPDIISGPQQTQKVFLYIRNRTLQLWLDNPKIQLTFEATAQQLEAPYNSDAVLVHRIHSYLERHGLINFGIYKRVKPLPTKKTGKVIVIGGGVSGLAAARQLQSFGMDVTVLEARDRVGGRVATFRKGNYVADLGAMVVTGLGGNPMAVISKQVNMELAKIKQKCPLYEANGQAGERCTSVPKEKDEMVEQEFNRLLEATSFLSHQLDFNFLNNKPVSLGQALEVVIQLQEKHVKDEQIEHWKKIVKTQEELRDLLNKMVTTKERVKELHQQYKEASEVKPPRDITAEFLVKSKHRDLTALCKEYDELVEMQVKLEEKLQELEANPPSDVYLSSRDRQILDWHFANLEFANATPLSTLSLKHWDQDDDFEFTGSHLTVRNGYSCVPVALAEGLDIKLNTAVRQVRYTASGCEVIAVNTRSTTQTFIYKCDAVLCTLPLGVLKQQPPAVQFVPPLPEWKTSAIQRMGFGNLNKVVLCFDRVFWDPSVNLFGHVGSTTASRGELFLFWNLYKAPILLALMAGEAAGIMENISDDVIVGRCLAILKGIFGSSAVPQPKETVVTRWRADPWARGSYSYVAAGSSGNDYDLMAQPITPGPAIPGASQPVPRLFFSGEHTIRNYPATVHGALLSGLREAGRIADQFLGAMYTLPRQATPTAASNPQQAQPTPSV from the exons ATGGATATTACCAGGTGCACGGAGAAATGGGTAAAACAAGACAAG GAGAGGCCTCCAACATCCTCCATGATGCTCTCTAGCAAGAAGTCAGATGCtggctcctcttcctcctcctcttcatctacTGCGGGAGCAGCGGGTGGGGATAGGGCCCCTGTTTCTGATGCCCAGACTGggccatcagcctcagctgcggGCCCTATGGATGTAAAGAAAAAGGAGAGGTCATCCCCTAGTGGGGAGCCTGGAGGAGCCCCCTTGCCTCACCAAGCAGGCCCTGGGGGGGCTGACCAAGACTCAGCTGAAGTTCGCAGAACAAGCCGTCGCAAGCGAGCAAAA CAGGTGGAGTACCGCGAGATGGACGAGAGCCTGGCTAATCTATCGGAGGACGAGTACTActctgaggaggagaggaatgccaaggcagagaaagagaggaagcagGTCATCCCTCCACCAGCTCCACCACCAGAGGAAGAGAATGACAGTGAACCAGAGGAGCCGTCTG GTGTGGAGGGAGCTGCTTTCCAGAGCCGTCTTCCTCATGACCGTATGACATCCCAAGAGGCCGCCTGCTTCCCTGACATCATCAGCGGCCCCCAGCAGACTCAGAAGGTCTTCCTCTACATCCGCAACCGTACG CTCCAACTGTGGTTGGACAACCCTAAAATCCAGCTGACCTTTGAGGCCACAGCGCAGCAGCTCGAAGCTCCATACAACA GTGATGCAGTGCTGGTCCACAGGATACACAGCTACTTAGAAAGGCACGGTCTCATTAACTTTGGCATTTACAAGAGGGTCAAGCCTTTACCAA CTAAGAAGACTGGGAAGGTTATCGTCATTGGTGGAGGTGTGTCCGGGTTAGCTGCAGCCAGGCAGCTGCAGAGCTTCGGAATGGATGTTACAGTACTGGAGGCCAGG GACCGTGTTGGAGGCAGAGTGGCCACATTTAGGAAGGGGAACTATGTTGCTGATCTGGGCGCCATGGTGGTGACAGGACTGG GAGGGAATCCCATGGCAGTGATCAGCAAGCAGGTTAACATGGAGCTGGCCAAGATAAAACAGAAGTGTCCACTGTATGAAGCCAATGGCCAGGCT GGTGAACGGTGCACGAGT GTGCCAAAAGAAAAAGACGAGATGGTGGAGCAGGAGTTCAACAGATTGCTGGAGGCCACCTCCTTCCTCAGCCACCAGCTGGACTTTAACTTCCTCAACAACAAACCTGTTTCTCTGGGACAGGCCCTGGAGGTGGTTATACA gctgcAGGAAAAGCATGTGAAAGATGAGCAGATAGAGCACTGGAAGAAGATTGTGAAGACTCAGGAAGAGCTCAGGGATCTTCTCAACAAG ATGGTGACCACTAAGGAGCGGGTGAAGGAGCTCCATCAGCAGTATAAAGAAGCCAGTGAAGTCAAACCACCCAGAGATATCACAGCTGAGTTCCTGGTGAAGAGCAAGCACCGCGACCTCACCGCGCTCTGCAAA GAGTATGATGAGTTGGTGGAGATGCAGGTCAAGCTGGAGGAGAAGCTGCAGGAGCTGGAGGCCAATCCACCCAG TGATGTTTACCTGTCATCCAGGGATCGGCAGATCCTCGACTGGCACTTTGCCAACTTGGAGTTTGCCAACGCTACACCCCTCTCCACCCTTTCACTCAAGCATTGGGATCAG GATGATGACTTTGAGTTCACTGGCAGCCACCTGACAGTAAGAAATGGTTACTCTTGTGTCCCCGTGGCCCTGGCTGAAGGCTTAGACATCAAACTAAACACAGCGGTGCGGCAGGTCCGATACACAGCCTCTG GCTGCGAGGTGATCGCAGTCAACACTCGGTCCACGACCCAGACCTTTATATACAAGTGCGACGCCGTGCTGTGCACCCTTCCTCTCGGCGTGTTGAAGCAGCAGCCCCCCGCTGTGCAGTTTGTTCCTCCGCTGCCTGAGTGGAAGACGTCTGCTATACAGAGGATGGGCTTTGGCAACCTCAACAAG GTGGTGCTGTGTTTTGACCGCGTCTTCTGGGATCCCAGTGTCAACCTGTTTGGTCACGTCGGCTCCACCACAGCAAGTCGGGGCGAACTTTTCCTCTTCTGGAACCTCTACAAAG CCCCGATCCTACTTGCTCTGATGGCAGGCGAGGCCGCTGGCATCATGGAGAACATCAGTGATGACGTGATTGTCGGACGCTGCCTGGCCATTCTCAAAGGAATATTTGGAAGTAGCGCTGTACCACAG CCAAAGGAAACTGTGGTCACTCGTTGGCGTGCGGACCCCTGGGCACGGGGCTCCTACTCATATGTCGCGGCAGGTTCTTCGGGTAACGACTACGACCTGATGGCGCAGCCTATCACGCCTGGACCTGCTATACCGGGAGCCTCACag cCCGTCCCTCGTCTCTTCTTCTCCGGGGAGCACACGATCAGGAATTACCCCGCTACAGTTCACGGCGCGCTGCTCAGCGGGCTGCGCGAGGCCGGACGCATCGCAGACCAGTTCCTGGGTGCCATGTACACACTTCCCCGACAGGCCACTCCCACGGCTGCCAGCAACCCTCAGCAGGCTCAGCCCACCCCCAGCGTCTGA
- the kdm1a gene encoding lysine-specific histone demethylase 1A isoform X2: protein MDITRCTEKWVKQDKERPPTSSMMLSSKKSDAGSSSSSSSSTAGAAGGDRAPVSDAQTGPSASAAGPMDVKKKERSSPSGEPGGAPLPHQAGPGGADQDSAEVRRTSRRKRAKVEYREMDESLANLSEDEYYSEEERNAKAEKERKQVIPPPAPPPEEENDSEPEEPSGVEGAAFQSRLPHDRMTSQEAACFPDIISGPQQTQKVFLYIRNRTLQLWLDNPKIQLTFEATAQQLEAPYNSDAVLVHRIHSYLERHGLINFGIYKRVKPLPTKKTGKVIVIGGGVSGLAAARQLQSFGMDVTVLEARDRVGGRVATFRKGNYVADLGAMVVTGLGGNPMAVISKQVNMELAKIKQKCPLYEANGQAGERCTSVPKEKDEMVEQEFNRLLEATSFLSHQLDFNFLNNKPVSLGQALEVVIQLQEKHVKDEQIEHWKKIVKTQEELRDLLNKMVTTKERVKELHQQYKEASEVKPPRDITAEFLVKSKHRDLTALCKEYDELVEMQVKLEEKLQELEANPPSDVYLSSRDRQILDWHFANLEFANATPLSTLSLKHWDQDDDFEFTGSHLTVRNGYSCVPVALAEGLDIKLNTAVRQVRYTASGCEVIAVNTRSTTQTFIYKCDAVLCTLPLGVLKQQPPAVQFVPPLPEWKTSAIQRMGFGNLNKVVLCFDRVFWDPSVNLFGHVGSTTASRGELFLFWNLYKAPILLALMAGEAAGIMENISDDVIVGRCLAILKGIFGSSAVPQPKETVVTRWRADPWARGSYSYVAAGSSGNDYDLMAQPITPGPAIPGASQPVPRLFFSGEHTIRNYPATVHGALLSGLREAGRIADQFLGAMYTLPRQATPTAASNPQQAQPTPSV from the exons ATGGATATTACCAGGTGCACGGAGAAATGGGTAAAACAAGACAAG GAGAGGCCTCCAACATCCTCCATGATGCTCTCTAGCAAGAAGTCAGATGCtggctcctcttcctcctcctcttcatctacTGCGGGAGCAGCGGGTGGGGATAGGGCCCCTGTTTCTGATGCCCAGACTGggccatcagcctcagctgcggGCCCTATGGATGTAAAGAAAAAGGAGAGGTCATCCCCTAGTGGGGAGCCTGGAGGAGCCCCCTTGCCTCACCAAGCAGGCCCTGGGGGGGCTGACCAAGACTCAGCTGAAGTTCGCAGAACAAGCCGTCGCAAGCGAGCAAAA GTGGAGTACCGCGAGATGGACGAGAGCCTGGCTAATCTATCGGAGGACGAGTACTActctgaggaggagaggaatgccaaggcagagaaagagaggaagcagGTCATCCCTCCACCAGCTCCACCACCAGAGGAAGAGAATGACAGTGAACCAGAGGAGCCGTCTG GTGTGGAGGGAGCTGCTTTCCAGAGCCGTCTTCCTCATGACCGTATGACATCCCAAGAGGCCGCCTGCTTCCCTGACATCATCAGCGGCCCCCAGCAGACTCAGAAGGTCTTCCTCTACATCCGCAACCGTACG CTCCAACTGTGGTTGGACAACCCTAAAATCCAGCTGACCTTTGAGGCCACAGCGCAGCAGCTCGAAGCTCCATACAACA GTGATGCAGTGCTGGTCCACAGGATACACAGCTACTTAGAAAGGCACGGTCTCATTAACTTTGGCATTTACAAGAGGGTCAAGCCTTTACCAA CTAAGAAGACTGGGAAGGTTATCGTCATTGGTGGAGGTGTGTCCGGGTTAGCTGCAGCCAGGCAGCTGCAGAGCTTCGGAATGGATGTTACAGTACTGGAGGCCAGG GACCGTGTTGGAGGCAGAGTGGCCACATTTAGGAAGGGGAACTATGTTGCTGATCTGGGCGCCATGGTGGTGACAGGACTGG GAGGGAATCCCATGGCAGTGATCAGCAAGCAGGTTAACATGGAGCTGGCCAAGATAAAACAGAAGTGTCCACTGTATGAAGCCAATGGCCAGGCT GGTGAACGGTGCACGAGT GTGCCAAAAGAAAAAGACGAGATGGTGGAGCAGGAGTTCAACAGATTGCTGGAGGCCACCTCCTTCCTCAGCCACCAGCTGGACTTTAACTTCCTCAACAACAAACCTGTTTCTCTGGGACAGGCCCTGGAGGTGGTTATACA gctgcAGGAAAAGCATGTGAAAGATGAGCAGATAGAGCACTGGAAGAAGATTGTGAAGACTCAGGAAGAGCTCAGGGATCTTCTCAACAAG ATGGTGACCACTAAGGAGCGGGTGAAGGAGCTCCATCAGCAGTATAAAGAAGCCAGTGAAGTCAAACCACCCAGAGATATCACAGCTGAGTTCCTGGTGAAGAGCAAGCACCGCGACCTCACCGCGCTCTGCAAA GAGTATGATGAGTTGGTGGAGATGCAGGTCAAGCTGGAGGAGAAGCTGCAGGAGCTGGAGGCCAATCCACCCAG TGATGTTTACCTGTCATCCAGGGATCGGCAGATCCTCGACTGGCACTTTGCCAACTTGGAGTTTGCCAACGCTACACCCCTCTCCACCCTTTCACTCAAGCATTGGGATCAG GATGATGACTTTGAGTTCACTGGCAGCCACCTGACAGTAAGAAATGGTTACTCTTGTGTCCCCGTGGCCCTGGCTGAAGGCTTAGACATCAAACTAAACACAGCGGTGCGGCAGGTCCGATACACAGCCTCTG GCTGCGAGGTGATCGCAGTCAACACTCGGTCCACGACCCAGACCTTTATATACAAGTGCGACGCCGTGCTGTGCACCCTTCCTCTCGGCGTGTTGAAGCAGCAGCCCCCCGCTGTGCAGTTTGTTCCTCCGCTGCCTGAGTGGAAGACGTCTGCTATACAGAGGATGGGCTTTGGCAACCTCAACAAG GTGGTGCTGTGTTTTGACCGCGTCTTCTGGGATCCCAGTGTCAACCTGTTTGGTCACGTCGGCTCCACCACAGCAAGTCGGGGCGAACTTTTCCTCTTCTGGAACCTCTACAAAG CCCCGATCCTACTTGCTCTGATGGCAGGCGAGGCCGCTGGCATCATGGAGAACATCAGTGATGACGTGATTGTCGGACGCTGCCTGGCCATTCTCAAAGGAATATTTGGAAGTAGCGCTGTACCACAG CCAAAGGAAACTGTGGTCACTCGTTGGCGTGCGGACCCCTGGGCACGGGGCTCCTACTCATATGTCGCGGCAGGTTCTTCGGGTAACGACTACGACCTGATGGCGCAGCCTATCACGCCTGGACCTGCTATACCGGGAGCCTCACag cCCGTCCCTCGTCTCTTCTTCTCCGGGGAGCACACGATCAGGAATTACCCCGCTACAGTTCACGGCGCGCTGCTCAGCGGGCTGCGCGAGGCCGGACGCATCGCAGACCAGTTCCTGGGTGCCATGTACACACTTCCCCGACAGGCCACTCCCACGGCTGCCAGCAACCCTCAGCAGGCTCAGCCCACCCCCAGCGTCTGA
- the kdm1a gene encoding lysine-specific histone demethylase 1A isoform X4: MMLSSKKSDAGSSSSSSSSTAGAAGGDRAPVSDAQTGPSASAAGPMDVKKKERSSPSGEPGGAPLPHQAGPGGADQDSAEVRRTSRRKRAKQVEYREMDESLANLSEDEYYSEEERNAKAEKERKQVIPPPAPPPEEENDSEPEEPSGVEGAAFQSRLPHDRMTSQEAACFPDIISGPQQTQKVFLYIRNRTLQLWLDNPKIQLTFEATAQQLEAPYNSDAVLVHRIHSYLERHGLINFGIYKRVKPLPTKKTGKVIVIGGGVSGLAAARQLQSFGMDVTVLEARDRVGGRVATFRKGNYVADLGAMVVTGLGGNPMAVISKQVNMELAKIKQKCPLYEANGQAGERCTSVPKEKDEMVEQEFNRLLEATSFLSHQLDFNFLNNKPVSLGQALEVVIQLQEKHVKDEQIEHWKKIVKTQEELRDLLNKMVTTKERVKELHQQYKEASEVKPPRDITAEFLVKSKHRDLTALCKEYDELVEMQVKLEEKLQELEANPPSDVYLSSRDRQILDWHFANLEFANATPLSTLSLKHWDQDDDFEFTGSHLTVRNGYSCVPVALAEGLDIKLNTAVRQVRYTASGCEVIAVNTRSTTQTFIYKCDAVLCTLPLGVLKQQPPAVQFVPPLPEWKTSAIQRMGFGNLNKVVLCFDRVFWDPSVNLFGHVGSTTASRGELFLFWNLYKAPILLALMAGEAAGIMENISDDVIVGRCLAILKGIFGSSAVPQPKETVVTRWRADPWARGSYSYVAAGSSGNDYDLMAQPITPGPAIPGASQPVPRLFFSGEHTIRNYPATVHGALLSGLREAGRIADQFLGAMYTLPRQATPTAASNPQQAQPTPSV; this comes from the exons ATGATGCTCTCTAGCAAGAAGTCAGATGCtggctcctcttcctcctcctcttcatctacTGCGGGAGCAGCGGGTGGGGATAGGGCCCCTGTTTCTGATGCCCAGACTGggccatcagcctcagctgcggGCCCTATGGATGTAAAGAAAAAGGAGAGGTCATCCCCTAGTGGGGAGCCTGGAGGAGCCCCCTTGCCTCACCAAGCAGGCCCTGGGGGGGCTGACCAAGACTCAGCTGAAGTTCGCAGAACAAGCCGTCGCAAGCGAGCAAAA CAGGTGGAGTACCGCGAGATGGACGAGAGCCTGGCTAATCTATCGGAGGACGAGTACTActctgaggaggagaggaatgccaaggcagagaaagagaggaagcagGTCATCCCTCCACCAGCTCCACCACCAGAGGAAGAGAATGACAGTGAACCAGAGGAGCCGTCTG GTGTGGAGGGAGCTGCTTTCCAGAGCCGTCTTCCTCATGACCGTATGACATCCCAAGAGGCCGCCTGCTTCCCTGACATCATCAGCGGCCCCCAGCAGACTCAGAAGGTCTTCCTCTACATCCGCAACCGTACG CTCCAACTGTGGTTGGACAACCCTAAAATCCAGCTGACCTTTGAGGCCACAGCGCAGCAGCTCGAAGCTCCATACAACA GTGATGCAGTGCTGGTCCACAGGATACACAGCTACTTAGAAAGGCACGGTCTCATTAACTTTGGCATTTACAAGAGGGTCAAGCCTTTACCAA CTAAGAAGACTGGGAAGGTTATCGTCATTGGTGGAGGTGTGTCCGGGTTAGCTGCAGCCAGGCAGCTGCAGAGCTTCGGAATGGATGTTACAGTACTGGAGGCCAGG GACCGTGTTGGAGGCAGAGTGGCCACATTTAGGAAGGGGAACTATGTTGCTGATCTGGGCGCCATGGTGGTGACAGGACTGG GAGGGAATCCCATGGCAGTGATCAGCAAGCAGGTTAACATGGAGCTGGCCAAGATAAAACAGAAGTGTCCACTGTATGAAGCCAATGGCCAGGCT GGTGAACGGTGCACGAGT GTGCCAAAAGAAAAAGACGAGATGGTGGAGCAGGAGTTCAACAGATTGCTGGAGGCCACCTCCTTCCTCAGCCACCAGCTGGACTTTAACTTCCTCAACAACAAACCTGTTTCTCTGGGACAGGCCCTGGAGGTGGTTATACA gctgcAGGAAAAGCATGTGAAAGATGAGCAGATAGAGCACTGGAAGAAGATTGTGAAGACTCAGGAAGAGCTCAGGGATCTTCTCAACAAG ATGGTGACCACTAAGGAGCGGGTGAAGGAGCTCCATCAGCAGTATAAAGAAGCCAGTGAAGTCAAACCACCCAGAGATATCACAGCTGAGTTCCTGGTGAAGAGCAAGCACCGCGACCTCACCGCGCTCTGCAAA GAGTATGATGAGTTGGTGGAGATGCAGGTCAAGCTGGAGGAGAAGCTGCAGGAGCTGGAGGCCAATCCACCCAG TGATGTTTACCTGTCATCCAGGGATCGGCAGATCCTCGACTGGCACTTTGCCAACTTGGAGTTTGCCAACGCTACACCCCTCTCCACCCTTTCACTCAAGCATTGGGATCAG GATGATGACTTTGAGTTCACTGGCAGCCACCTGACAGTAAGAAATGGTTACTCTTGTGTCCCCGTGGCCCTGGCTGAAGGCTTAGACATCAAACTAAACACAGCGGTGCGGCAGGTCCGATACACAGCCTCTG GCTGCGAGGTGATCGCAGTCAACACTCGGTCCACGACCCAGACCTTTATATACAAGTGCGACGCCGTGCTGTGCACCCTTCCTCTCGGCGTGTTGAAGCAGCAGCCCCCCGCTGTGCAGTTTGTTCCTCCGCTGCCTGAGTGGAAGACGTCTGCTATACAGAGGATGGGCTTTGGCAACCTCAACAAG GTGGTGCTGTGTTTTGACCGCGTCTTCTGGGATCCCAGTGTCAACCTGTTTGGTCACGTCGGCTCCACCACAGCAAGTCGGGGCGAACTTTTCCTCTTCTGGAACCTCTACAAAG CCCCGATCCTACTTGCTCTGATGGCAGGCGAGGCCGCTGGCATCATGGAGAACATCAGTGATGACGTGATTGTCGGACGCTGCCTGGCCATTCTCAAAGGAATATTTGGAAGTAGCGCTGTACCACAG CCAAAGGAAACTGTGGTCACTCGTTGGCGTGCGGACCCCTGGGCACGGGGCTCCTACTCATATGTCGCGGCAGGTTCTTCGGGTAACGACTACGACCTGATGGCGCAGCCTATCACGCCTGGACCTGCTATACCGGGAGCCTCACag cCCGTCCCTCGTCTCTTCTTCTCCGGGGAGCACACGATCAGGAATTACCCCGCTACAGTTCACGGCGCGCTGCTCAGCGGGCTGCGCGAGGCCGGACGCATCGCAGACCAGTTCCTGGGTGCCATGTACACACTTCCCCGACAGGCCACTCCCACGGCTGCCAGCAACCCTCAGCAGGCTCAGCCCACCCCCAGCGTCTGA